The following proteins are co-located in the Desulfonatronum thiodismutans genome:
- a CDS encoding ABC transporter permease has translation MMLKANLREASRSLIAAKQRSILALLGIVIGIGSVIALVSTGALAQRETLRQFMEMGTDIISIQMEQGRGERSSSPVGFTLEEALELPERLATIRTVAPYVSAFGELRREGQRVSIPLLGVTESFFDLNKLEMEQGRFISDLDVLMSHAVLGGNLAKRLQGQGMILGIGEHVYFDNRKLTVAGILRPAAMGAMRPYEAGEGLMLPITTVLRVSPQNTIRTIMARLEPGVTAGQATAEARAHFSEQPRPKQIRVTSPEQIIEHMERQSRMFTLLLGAIGSISLVVGGVGVMNVMLVSVSERRREIGIRRALGAQKRDIQWQFLIESVLLSLVGGILGIIIGVGASYGIAHYSEWQFELVHGALLLGVGVSAAVGIFFGYYPARQAAALNPIQALRAE, from the coding sequence ATGATGCTCAAGGCCAATCTTCGGGAAGCCTCCCGGTCCCTGATCGCCGCCAAGCAGCGCTCCATCCTGGCCCTACTGGGCATCGTCATCGGCATCGGCTCGGTGATCGCCCTGGTCTCCACCGGGGCTCTGGCCCAGCGCGAAACCCTGCGTCAGTTCATGGAAATGGGCACGGACATCATCTCCATCCAGATGGAGCAGGGCCGGGGAGAGCGGAGCAGCAGCCCGGTCGGCTTTACCCTGGAGGAGGCGCTGGAATTGCCGGAGCGGTTGGCCACGATCCGGACCGTGGCTCCGTACGTCTCGGCCTTTGGCGAGCTGCGTCGCGAGGGTCAGCGGGTTTCCATCCCGCTGCTGGGCGTGACCGAATCCTTTTTTGATCTGAACAAGCTGGAGATGGAGCAGGGCCGGTTCATCTCGGACCTGGACGTGCTCATGTCCCATGCCGTGCTCGGCGGCAATCTGGCTAAACGGCTGCAAGGGCAGGGCATGATCCTGGGTATCGGGGAGCACGTCTATTTCGACAACCGCAAACTGACCGTGGCCGGGATTCTGCGTCCCGCGGCCATGGGCGCCATGCGGCCCTACGAGGCCGGCGAGGGGCTGATGCTGCCCATCACCACGGTCCTGCGCGTCTCGCCGCAAAACACCATCCGCACGATCATGGCCCGGCTGGAGCCGGGAGTCACCGCCGGCCAAGCCACGGCCGAAGCCCGGGCCCACTTTTCCGAACAGCCTCGGCCCAAACAGATTCGGGTGACCAGCCCGGAACAGATCATCGAGCACATGGAGCGCCAGTCCCGGATGTTCACCCTGCTTTTGGGTGCCATTGGCAGCATCTCCCTGGTCGTGGGCGGAGTGGGGGTGATGAACGTCATGCTCGTCTCGGTCAGCGAGCGCCGCCGGGAGATCGGCATCCGCCGGGCCTTGGGCGCGCAGAAGCGGGACATCCAGTGGCAGTTCCTGATCGAGTCCGTGCTGCTCTCCCTGGTGGGCGGAATCCTGGGCATCATTATCGGCGTGGGTGCGTCCTACGGCATCGCCCATTACTCCGAATGGCAGTTCGAGCTGGTCCACGGAGCTCTGCTCCTGGGCGTCGGCGTCTCCGCGGCCGTGGGCATCTTCTTCGGCTACTACCCGGCTCGCCAGGCCGCGGCCCTGAACCCCATCCAGGCCCTGCGGGCGGAGTGA
- a CDS encoding ABC transporter ATP-binding protein, producing the protein MSLFKLENIRKSFTLGPVQVEVLKGVDLEVGAGELLSIMGTSGCGKSTLMNVIGFLDQPTSGRYLLEGRETSSLSDRELSTIRNRKIGFVFQQFNLLGRLTALENVCLPLIYRGMAEREQRRIAREMLERVGMAERAGHKPTELSGGQQQRVAIARALAGSPSIILADEPTGALDTQVGQDIMNLFLELNATQKITTILITHDPHIAAQCRRVVRMKDGVIAESGAQARTTP; encoded by the coding sequence ATGTCCCTGTTCAAGCTGGAGAATATTCGCAAGTCCTTCACCTTGGGGCCGGTTCAGGTGGAGGTGCTCAAGGGGGTGGATCTGGAGGTGGGGGCCGGGGAGTTGCTGTCCATCATGGGCACGTCCGGGTGCGGCAAGTCCACCCTGATGAACGTGATCGGGTTCCTGGACCAGCCGACATCGGGCCGCTACCTGCTGGAGGGCCGGGAAACCTCTTCCTTGTCTGACCGGGAGCTGTCCACCATCCGTAACCGGAAAATCGGCTTCGTCTTTCAGCAGTTCAATCTGCTGGGCCGACTCACGGCCCTGGAAAACGTCTGCCTGCCTCTGATTTATCGGGGCATGGCCGAGCGGGAGCAACGCCGGATCGCCCGGGAAATGCTGGAGCGGGTGGGCATGGCCGAGCGGGCCGGACACAAGCCCACGGAGCTGTCCGGGGGCCAGCAGCAGCGGGTGGCCATTGCCCGGGCCCTGGCCGGATCGCCGTCCATCATCCTGGCCGACGAACCCACCGGGGCCCTGGACACCCAGGTGGGCCAGGACATCATGAACCTGTTTCTGGAACTCAACGCCACCCAGAAGATTACCACCATCCTGATCACCCATGACCCGCACATCGCGGCCCAGTGCCGACGGGTGGTCCGAATGAAGGACGGGGTGATCGCGGAAAGCGGCGCTCAGGCGAGGACCACTCCATGA
- a CDS encoding PAS domain S-box protein — MNPADHLHQNILENMRDGVMALDFQGRVTLFNPAASDILGLDRDRVRGRTFAEVFLCMDEANDEFNQVVLDAVFEKAVGRQETVDFIRPGGARTTLSLTSSYLRGEEDDQARGVILVFSDITALKTLQEQERENSRKLARAYTDLEESNARLTQTLKRAQVVRILATLGVILFFVGLGVVYFQGFSSLKSLPGLTSPSPVSDAPTRQVHTVRTQPLTATISLSGRLQPVEEIVVSAPFDARILENHFIFGQRVRQGDLLLVLDVSELEVKLREARGSRIKAAQKYAELRDWDNGQEMARARRSVERAENKLETDRRKLEESELLYSRGLIPANELDTAKQQVQSSTTDLIASREDMASTRDKGNPDNVMIARMELDNAEMRLAELESQMAQARVLAPASGVVVRPTVEEDKKTSLDRGARVTTGTALLALGDLSGLRVLTKVDEVDIGKLAVGQKVTARGDAFPGLTLSGLVAHISAQATGGSGHQAPTFDVQITIPELIPEAEEVVRVGMSADLEVLVHDNPAALLLPLRLVRAQRGQTLVRVLLDNDQIEEREVQTGMTTLSAVEILSGLQVEDRLVDW, encoded by the coding sequence ATGAACCCAGCGGACCATCTGCATCAAAATATCCTGGAAAACATGCGCGACGGGGTGATGGCCCTGGATTTCCAAGGCCGGGTCACCCTGTTCAACCCGGCTGCCTCGGATATCCTGGGCCTGGACCGGGACCGGGTGCGCGGCCGAACCTTTGCCGAAGTCTTTTTGTGCATGGACGAGGCCAACGACGAGTTCAACCAGGTGGTGCTGGATGCGGTCTTTGAAAAGGCCGTGGGCCGACAGGAGACCGTGGATTTTATCCGTCCCGGCGGGGCACGAACGACCCTCTCCCTGACCTCGTCCTATCTGCGCGGTGAAGAGGACGACCAGGCCCGTGGCGTGATCCTGGTCTTTTCAGACATCACGGCCCTGAAGACCCTGCAGGAGCAGGAGCGGGAAAACAGCCGCAAGCTGGCCCGGGCCTACACCGACCTGGAAGAATCCAACGCCCGCCTGACCCAGACCTTGAAGCGGGCCCAAGTTGTGCGCATTCTGGCCACCCTGGGCGTGATTCTCTTTTTCGTCGGCTTGGGAGTCGTTTACTTTCAGGGCTTCTCCTCGCTCAAGTCCCTGCCCGGCCTGACCTCTCCAAGCCCGGTCTCGGACGCTCCGACCCGGCAGGTGCATACGGTGCGCACCCAGCCCCTGACGGCCACCATTTCCCTGTCCGGTCGGCTCCAGCCGGTGGAGGAGATCGTGGTCTCCGCGCCCTTTGACGCCCGAATTCTGGAAAACCATTTTATTTTCGGCCAGAGGGTGCGCCAGGGCGATCTGTTGCTGGTGCTGGACGTATCCGAGTTGGAGGTCAAGCTGCGCGAGGCCCGGGGCTCCCGGATCAAGGCCGCGCAAAAATACGCCGAACTGCGCGACTGGGACAACGGCCAGGAAATGGCTCGGGCCCGGCGCAGCGTGGAGCGGGCCGAGAACAAGCTGGAGACCGACCGCCGCAAGTTGGAGGAAAGCGAGTTGCTCTATTCCCGCGGACTGATCCCGGCCAATGAGTTGGACACCGCCAAACAGCAGGTTCAGTCATCCACCACGGACCTCATCGCCAGCCGGGAAGATATGGCCTCCACCCGGGACAAAGGCAATCCGGACAACGTGATGATCGCCCGCATGGAACTGGACAACGCGGAGATGCGTCTTGCCGAACTGGAAAGCCAGATGGCCCAGGCCCGGGTGCTGGCACCGGCCTCCGGAGTGGTGGTTCGGCCTACGGTGGAGGAGGACAAGAAGACCTCCCTGGACCGGGGAGCACGGGTCACGACCGGAACCGCCCTGCTGGCCTTGGGCGATCTGAGCGGGCTGCGGGTGCTGACCAAGGTGGACGAGGTGGACATCGGCAAGCTCGCCGTAGGCCAGAAGGTCACGGCCAGGGGCGACGCCTTTCCCGGCCTGACCTTGTCCGGCCTGGTGGCCCACATCTCGGCCCAGGCCACCGGCGGAAGCGGGCACCAGGCCCCGACCTTCGACGTCCAGATCACCATCCCGGAACTGATCCCGGAGGCCGAGGAGGTGGTCCGCGTGGGCATGAGCGCGGACCTGGAGGTCCTGGTCCACGACAACCCCGCGGCCCTGCTCCTCCCCCTGCGTCTCGTCCGCGCCCAGCGCGGCCAGACCTTGGTCCGGGTGCTTTTGGACAACGACCAGATCGAGGAACGTGAAGTCCAGACCGGAATGACCACGCTCAGCGCCGTGGAAATTCTCTCCGGCCTGCAAGTGGAAGATCGATTGGTGGATTGGTAA